From Rhodopseudomonas palustris, a single genomic window includes:
- a CDS encoding L,D-transpeptidase, with protein MTIRPILVLAAAALALGGCVTNSTTDIKGPAATVAPAVAARYAAIDTDRHPIAAVEAEQLDPAYVRQLVDYRTAEPPGTVVVDPRNRFLYLVLEGGKALRYGVGVGKAGLEFTGTAEVGRKAEWPHWTPTRNMIAREPERYGKWARGMEGGETNPLGPRALYLYKNGKDTLFRIHGTTEPETIGKAVSSGCIRMLNQDVIDLYARVPKGAKVVVR; from the coding sequence TGACGATCCGCCCGATCCTCGTTCTTGCGGCTGCCGCGCTCGCGCTCGGCGGCTGCGTCACCAACTCGACGACCGACATCAAGGGACCGGCAGCGACGGTCGCTCCTGCAGTTGCTGCGCGCTACGCCGCGATCGACACCGACAGACACCCGATCGCCGCCGTCGAAGCCGAACAGCTCGATCCCGCCTACGTCCGGCAACTGGTAGACTACCGGACCGCCGAGCCGCCGGGGACGGTGGTGGTCGATCCGCGCAACCGGTTTCTCTATCTGGTGCTCGAAGGCGGCAAGGCGCTGCGCTACGGCGTCGGGGTCGGCAAGGCCGGGCTGGAATTCACCGGCACGGCGGAGGTCGGCCGCAAGGCCGAGTGGCCGCACTGGACGCCGACGCGGAACATGATCGCGCGCGAGCCGGAGCGTTACGGCAAATGGGCCAGGGGCATGGAGGGCGGCGAGACCAATCCGCTCGGGCCCCGGGCGCTGTATCTGTACAAGAACGGCAAGGATACGCTGTTCCGGATTCACGGCACCACCGAGCCGGAGACGATCGGCAAGGCGGTGTCGTCAGGCTGCATCCGGATGCTCAATCAGGACGTGATCGACCTTTACGCCCGCGTGCCGAAAGGCGCCAAGGTGGTGGTGCGATGA
- a CDS encoding SGNH/GDSL hydrolase family protein, translating to MRVSDRSKSAAAALLATTFVLSAAPDERAQAQTVQTQTVEAQTVQAQTAQTQAGPAAGEAAPGEAEPHIVPADRSKTVAGTALDKIKGVAKQAGDILGRVPCLPPKGGAKSIGSLPRVARKLADRRPVVIVAFGSSSTQGYGSSSPAFTYPNRLAAMLRRHYPHSDITVVNSGKGGEDAPEMMQRLKTTVLDAQPDLVIWQVGTNAILRDLDPADTGRLVDDGIRAIQSAGADIVLVDPQYAPRVNERPEHAGKMIKALGRLAELRHVGIFPRFEVMKEWHEQQAIPFDKFVIADGLHMNDWGYACFAQLLGDGIIRSVDQVRLGTAGPGDVTAFRPM from the coding sequence ATGAGAGTATCCGACCGCTCCAAATCCGCCGCCGCGGCGCTATTGGCGACGACATTCGTTCTGTCTGCTGCTCCGGACGAGAGGGCGCAGGCCCAGACCGTGCAGACCCAGACTGTGGAGGCTCAAACTGTGCAGGCTCAAACTGCGCAGACCCAGGCCGGGCCTGCAGCCGGGGAGGCCGCGCCCGGCGAAGCCGAGCCCCACATCGTTCCGGCCGATCGCAGCAAGACCGTTGCCGGCACCGCCCTCGACAAGATCAAAGGCGTCGCCAAACAGGCCGGCGACATCCTCGGCCGGGTGCCCTGCTTGCCGCCGAAGGGCGGCGCCAAGTCGATCGGTTCGCTGCCACGCGTCGCGCGCAAGCTCGCCGACCGCCGGCCGGTGGTGATCGTCGCGTTCGGCTCGTCCTCGACCCAGGGCTATGGGTCGAGTTCGCCGGCGTTCACCTATCCGAACCGGCTCGCCGCGATGCTGAGGCGCCATTATCCGCACTCCGACATCACCGTGGTCAACAGCGGCAAGGGCGGCGAGGACGCGCCCGAAATGATGCAGCGGCTGAAGACCACCGTGCTCGACGCCCAGCCCGATCTGGTGATCTGGCAGGTCGGCACCAATGCGATCCTGCGCGACCTCGATCCGGCCGACACCGGCAGGCTGGTCGACGACGGCATCAGGGCGATCCAGTCCGCCGGGGCCGATATCGTGCTGGTCGATCCGCAATACGCGCCGCGGGTCAACGAGCGGCCCGAGCATGCCGGCAAGATGATCAAGGCGCTCGGCCGGCTCGCTGAGCTGCGCCATGTCGGCATCTTTCCGCGGTTCGAAGTGATGAAGGAATGGCACGAGCAGCAGGCGATTCCGTTCGACAAGTTCGTCATCGCCGACGGGCTGCACATGAACGATTGGGGCTACGCCTGCTTCGCGCAACTGCTCGGCGACGGCATCATCCGCTCGGTCGATCAGGTTCGGCTCGGCACCGCCGGACCGGGCGACGTCACGGCATTTCGGCCGATGTAG
- a CDS encoding SGNH/GDSL hydrolase family protein — protein MKATAMAGLGLALAVALLTAIGLSAPAAAEQNGQSCVPPAYLLATEARLKGVAAAIKTSRKIDVLVVGSRSSTILSAENSAYPGRLQALLRDKLPGVEVNVMVEMRSKRTAADVAAGLSALVAERKPGLVIWQTGTFDAIRSIDPDEFRTALGQGIAAVKQAGADIVLMNLQYSPRTETMINPAPYLDAMRVVAQEYEVPLFDRFALMRHWNETGEFDLFSPAPGIDMALRMHNCLARALLAFVMEAAQIDPAEVRNKR, from the coding sequence ATGAAGGCCACGGCGATGGCCGGGTTGGGTCTGGCACTGGCCGTGGCGCTGCTCACGGCGATCGGCCTGTCGGCGCCGGCCGCGGCCGAGCAGAACGGCCAAAGCTGCGTCCCGCCGGCCTATCTGCTGGCGACCGAGGCCAGGCTGAAGGGCGTCGCCGCCGCGATCAAAACCAGCCGCAAGATCGACGTTCTGGTGGTCGGCAGCCGCTCCTCGACCATCCTGTCGGCGGAAAACAGCGCCTATCCCGGACGATTGCAGGCGCTTTTGCGCGACAAGCTGCCGGGCGTCGAGGTCAACGTCATGGTCGAGATGCGGTCGAAGCGGACCGCCGCCGATGTCGCCGCCGGGCTCTCGGCCCTGGTCGCCGAGCGCAAGCCGGGGCTCGTAATCTGGCAGACCGGAACCTTCGACGCGATCCGGTCGATCGATCCGGACGAGTTCCGCACCGCCCTCGGCCAGGGCATCGCCGCCGTGAAGCAGGCGGGTGCTGACATCGTGTTGATGAATTTGCAGTATAGTCCCCGCACGGAGACGATGATCAATCCGGCGCCGTATCTCGATGCGATGCGGGTCGTCGCGCAGGAATACGAAGTTCCGCTGTTCGACCGCTTTGCGCTGATGCGCCACTGGAACGAGACCGGCGAGTTCGATCTGTTCAGTCCCGCGCCAGGGATCGATATGGCGTTGCGGATGCACAACTGTCTGGCGCGGGCGCTGTTGGCGTTCGTGATGGAGGCGGCGCAGATCGACCCGGCGGAGGTGAGGAATAAGCGTTGA